From the genome of Triticum aestivum cultivar Chinese Spring chromosome 3B, IWGSC CS RefSeq v2.1, whole genome shotgun sequence, one region includes:
- the LOC123064999 gene encoding protein ANTAGONIST OF LIKE HETEROCHROMATIN PROTEIN 1-like, which translates to MMRNQPYVGSQHYSSQNMADGGDLSYLDYYFEQDAVPESLPAPVNPQGSKKRGASAMEVDAPQGQGEPGFKRQNSLWESMDTSGGLALHVVESSVGFGVPQVQGMVTLGAEWTGGAPWVSEARGSKRQRSPSGSIETASGGSNEDGRSEMVDESVALATMTGEKGVGGGGRRLWKKDRHSAWWDTASSPGYPAADFRHHFRMSPSTFQVLCEQLAAAVRKEDTALRAAIPVQKRVAVCVWRLANGEPLRKVADRFAIGVSTCHKLVLDVCAAIQATVAPNVIRWPDAAAMATNAAKFEALSGIPGIIGAVYTTHVAIIAPKHHVINYLNPRATARKSKTCYSITLQASVDADGTFTDICVGPGAMADDQTLLLWSMNKPKLTGETLGQGMRLVGGAGYPLTDWMLVPYSHQNLTWTQHEFNERVAKARAVAVTAFHKLKARWACLQRRTEVKVDDLSVMLGACCALHNICERSGEPFDLQLLQGLELDLDDDNHMVANDPVPSPAAGQMRDTIAHSMLHHGKVAGAGSFY; encoded by the coding sequence ATGATGAGAAACCAGCCTTACGTGGGGTCGCAGCACTATTCCTCCCAAAACATGGCTGACGGCGGAGACCTGTCCTACCTCGATTACTATTTTGAGCAGGACGCTGTGCCTGAGTCTCTGCCGGCTCCGGTGAACCCGCAGGGGAGCAAGAAGAGGGGGGCGTCGGCGATGGAGGTTGACGCGCCGCAGGGGCAGGGGGAGCCGGGGTTTAAGAGGCAGAACTCGCTGTGGGAGTCAATGGATACCAGTGGCGGGCTAGCGCTTCATGTGGTGGAGTCGTCGGTGGGGTTTGGGGTGCCGCAGGTGCAGGGCATGGTCACCCTGGGAGCTGAGTGGACAGGAGGGGCGCCGTGGGTCTCGGAGGCGCGGGGGTCCAAGAGGCAGCGCTCGCCGTCGGGCTCGATTGAGACCGCTAGCGGCGGGAGCAACGAAGACGGCCGAAGCGAGATGGTGGATGAGTCTGTGGCGCTGGCCACGATGACGGGGGAGAAGGGCgttggcggcggagggaggcggctgTGGAAGAAGGACCGCCACAGCGCGTGGTGGGACACGGCGAGCAGCCCGGGCTACCCGGCGGCGGACTTCAGGCACCATTTCCGCATGTCCCCCTCCACGTTCCAGGTTCTCTGCGAGCAGCTGGCGGCCGCCGTCCGCAAGGAGGACACCGCGCTACGCGCCGCCATCCCCGTGCAGAAGCGCGTCGCCGTCTGCGTCTGGCGCCTCGCCAACGGGGAGCCCCTCCGCAAGGTCGCCGATCGCTTCGCCATCGGGGTCTCCACCTGCCACAAGCTCGTGCTCGACGTCTGTGCCGCCATCCAGGCCACGGTCGCGCCCAACGTCATCCGGTGGCCGGACGCCGCCGCCATGGCCACCAACGCCGCCAAGTTCGAGGCCTTGTCGGGCATCCCGGGCATCATCGGCGCCGTCTACACCACCCACGTCGCCATCATCGCGCCCAAGCACCACGTCATCAACTACTTAAACCCCCGCGCCACGGCGCGCAAGAGCAAGACCTGCTACAGCATCACCCTGCAGGCGTCGGTGGACGCGGACGGGACCTTCACCGACATCTGCGTCGGCCCAGGTGCCATGGCCGACGACCAAACCCTCCTCCTCTGGTCGATGAACAAGCCCAAGCTTACCGGGGAGACCCTTGGCCAGGGCATGCGCCTGGTCGGCGGCGCCGGCTACCCGCTCACGGACTGGATGCTGGTGCCCTACTCCCACCAGAACCTGACGTGGACGCAGCACGAATTCAACGAGAGAGTGGCAAAGGCGCGCGCCGTGGCCGTGACCGCGTTCCACAAGCTCAAGGCGCGATGGGCCTGCCTCCAGAGGCGCACCGAGGTCAAGGTGGACGACCTTTCCGTCATGCTCGGCGCCTGCTGCGCGCTCCACAACATCTGCGAGCGCAGCGGCGAACCGTTCGACCTCCAGCTGCTGCAGGGCTTGGAGCTCGACCTAGACGACGACAACCACATGGTCGCCAATGACCCCGTGCCCTCCCCCGCCGCTGGGCAGATGCGAGACACCATCGCCCACAGCATGCTCCACCATGGCAAGGTGGCCGGCGCTGGGTCTTTCTACTAG